A single region of the Saprospiraceae bacterium genome encodes:
- the rplF gene encoding 50S ribosomal protein L6 yields MSRIGKAPITLPSGVNIDVNKGNVVKVKGPKGELTQQIDPDLTIEIEDGTLTVKRPTESKRHRSLHGLYRSLINNMVTGVSEGYRLELEVIGVGYRVANTGQILELTLGFSHPIYFIVPNEVKVEAKMEKGKNPAIVLESFDKQLVGQVAAKIRAFRKPEPYKGKGIRFFGEQVRRKAGKTAGK; encoded by the coding sequence ATGTCAAGGATAGGAAAAGCTCCCATAACCTTACCAAGTGGTGTCAATATTGACGTCAATAAAGGTAATGTGGTTAAGGTCAAAGGCCCTAAAGGCGAGTTGACGCAGCAGATAGACCCTGATCTGACCATTGAGATCGAAGATGGAACGTTGACGGTAAAGCGGCCAACCGAGTCCAAACGTCATCGCTCTTTGCACGGTTTATATCGCTCCTTAATTAATAATATGGTGACTGGCGTTTCTGAAGGTTACCGCTTAGAATTAGAGGTGATTGGTGTGGGGTACAGGGTAGCGAATACTGGTCAGATCTTAGAACTGACACTAGGTTTTTCTCACCCTATTTATTTCATTGTTCCTAATGAAGTAAAGGTGGAAGCCAAAATGGAGAAAGGTAAAAACCCAGCTATCGTACTCGAAAGCTTTGATAAGCAATTAGTTGGGCAAGTAGCAGCGAAGATCAGAGCCTTCCGCAAACCAGAGCCTTATAAAGGTAAAGGTATTCGATTCTTTGGAGAACAGGTTCGTCGTAAAGCAGGTAAAACAGCAGGTAAATAA
- the rplN gene encoding 50S ribosomal protein L14: MIQQESRLKVADNSGAKEVLCIRVLGGSKRRYASIGDTIVVTVKDATPGGIKKGTVSKAVVVRTKKEIRRRDGSYIRFDDNAVVLLNAADEPRGTRIFGPVARELREKDFMRIVSLAPEVL, encoded by the coding sequence ATGATCCAGCAAGAATCCAGACTTAAAGTAGCAGATAATAGCGGTGCTAAAGAGGTGTTGTGTATACGTGTGTTGGGCGGTTCCAAAAGACGTTATGCTTCTATTGGTGACACCATTGTGGTCACTGTCAAAGATGCTACCCCAGGTGGTATCAAAAAGGGAACTGTTTCCAAAGCAGTTGTCGTTCGTACCAAAAAAGAAATTCGCCGCCGAGATGGATCCTATATCCGCTTTGACGATAATGCAGTGGTGTTGTTAAACGCTGCTGATGAACCAAGAGGTACACGTATTTTCGGCCCGGTGGCTCGTGAATTGAGAGAGAAAGACTTCATGCGAATTGTTTCACTCGCGCCCGAGGTATTGTAA
- the rpmC gene encoding 50S ribosomal protein L29 has protein sequence MASKKFLELQDFSEADLKSELEATETQYQKLKFDHAIKGLDNPILLREIRRDIARLQTEIRSRELIGSSEEDLSNRSKIRARRRRK, from the coding sequence ATGGCAAGCAAGAAATTCCTGGAGCTTCAAGATTTTTCTGAGGCCGATTTGAAGAGCGAACTTGAAGCGACAGAAACTCAATATCAAAAGCTCAAGTTTGATCACGCCATCAAAGGGTTAGATAATCCTATCCTTTTGCGTGAAATTAGAAGAGATATAGCCCGGCTTCAGACAGAGATCCGCAGCAGGGAATTAATTGGCTCATCTGAAGAAGATTTGAGCAATCGTTCTAAAATTAGGGCTAGAAGACGCCGTAAATAA
- the rplO gene encoding 50S ribosomal protein L15: protein MIYKNNHYALLFAHIQNRRTKMELHNLKPAAGSIKSRKRIARGQGSGKGGTATRGHKGAKSRSGFKSKRGFEGGQMPIQMRLPKRGFKNPNRVEFVPINLERLQAIAIKFKLETIDLDALISAGIVRKNDKVKILGTGDLTAKLAVSAHAVSASAKEAIEALGGSVNLV from the coding sequence ATGATTTATAAAAACAATCATTATGCCTTACTGTTTGCGCACATTCAAAATAGAAGGACTAAAATGGAATTACATAATTTAAAGCCTGCTGCAGGTTCGATAAAAAGTCGGAAAAGAATTGCCCGGGGTCAAGGCTCTGGCAAAGGCGGCACGGCTACACGTGGACATAAAGGGGCAAAATCCCGTTCTGGTTTTAAAAGCAAACGAGGGTTTGAAGGAGGGCAGATGCCTATTCAAATGCGTTTGCCTAAACGAGGGTTTAAGAATCCTAATCGTGTGGAGTTTGTACCAATCAATTTGGAGCGATTGCAAGCGATTGCAATAAAATTCAAGTTGGAAACGATAGACCTGGATGCACTTATCTCAGCAGGTATTGTCCGTAAAAATGACAAAGTTAAGATTCTGGGCACCGGTGATTTGACAGCTAAACTTGCAGTTAGTGCACATGCGGTTTCTGCATCTGCTAAAGAAGCTATCGAAGCGCTTGGGGGATCTGTTAACCTCGTTTAA
- the rplE gene encoding 50S ribosomal protein L5, producing the protein MSFQPTFKKKYQEEVIPALMEQFQYSSIMEVPKLVKICLNQGVGQATQDKKLADNALAEMTLIAGQKAVPTKAKKSISNFKLREDMVIGARATLRKDRMYEFLERLVSVALPRVRDFRGINDKSFDGRGNYTLGITEHIIFPEIDLDKVSRITGMDVTFVTTAKTDAEALALLKALGLPFKNQRASN; encoded by the coding sequence ATGAGCTTTCAACCAACATTTAAAAAGAAATACCAGGAAGAGGTGATTCCAGCTTTGATGGAGCAATTCCAGTATAGCTCTATTATGGAAGTACCTAAACTGGTTAAAATTTGCCTCAATCAAGGCGTTGGTCAGGCTACACAGGACAAAAAACTGGCCGATAATGCATTGGCCGAAATGACCTTGATAGCAGGACAAAAAGCAGTGCCTACCAAAGCCAAAAAATCTATCTCTAACTTCAAACTTAGAGAAGATATGGTGATTGGTGCTAGAGCAACTTTGCGAAAAGATCGCATGTACGAATTCCTGGAAAGATTAGTCAGTGTGGCATTGCCTCGTGTGCGTGACTTTCGTGGAATCAACGACAAAAGTTTTGATGGTCGGGGAAACTATACACTCGGTATCACCGAACATATCATTTTCCCTGAAATAGACCTTGATAAAGTAAGCCGCATAACTGGTATGGATGTTACTTTCGTAACGACCGCCAAAACAGATGCTGAGGCTTTGGCCTTATTAAAAGCATTGGGCTTACCATTTAAGAATCAACGAGCTAGTAATTAA
- the rpsQ gene encoding 30S ribosomal protein S17 — translation MAERNLRKTRIGVVTSNKMTKTIAVSVERRLQHPIYGKFVKKTKKFIAHDEQNECNIGDRVKIMETRPLSKLKRWRLVEILERAK, via the coding sequence ATGGCAGAAAGAAATCTTAGAAAGACTAGAATCGGTGTGGTTACCAGCAATAAGATGACCAAGACCATTGCGGTTAGCGTGGAACGTCGTCTTCAACACCCGATTTACGGTAAGTTTGTAAAGAAGACCAAAAAATTCATCGCTCATGACGAGCAAAATGAGTGCAATATTGGTGACCGTGTGAAAATCATGGAAACCCGTCCACTCAGTAAACTCAAGCGCTGGAGATTGGTCGAAATTCTTGAGAGAGCAAAATAA
- the rpsM gene encoding 30S ribosomal protein S13 — MARIAGVDLPRNKRGVISLTYIFGIGSSSAREILAKAEIDENVKVQDWTDDNIKLISSIITNELTVEGQLRSEIQMNIKRLMDIGCYRGLRHRKGLPLRGQRTQTNARTRKGKRKTVANKKKVTK, encoded by the coding sequence ATGGCTCGTATTGCAGGTGTAGATTTGCCCAGAAATAAACGCGGGGTCATCAGTTTAACCTACATTTTCGGTATAGGATCATCCTCAGCGAGGGAGATTCTTGCCAAGGCAGAAATAGATGAAAATGTAAAGGTGCAAGATTGGACTGACGACAATATCAAACTGATTTCCAGTATCATTACCAATGAATTAACGGTAGAGGGACAGTTGCGTTCAGAGATTCAAATGAATATCAAACGCTTGATGGACATCGGTTGTTATCGTGGCTTGCGTCATCGTAAGGGACTTCCTTTACGGGGACAAAGAACCCAAACCAATGCGCGTACGCGTAAAGGTAAGCGTAAGACTGTGGCTAATAAGAAGAAAGTTACAAAGTAA
- the rpsN gene encoding 30S ribosomal protein S14 — protein MARKSLIAREKKRQRMVDKYASLRKQLKEDGRWDELDKLPRNSNPIRLHNRCLLTGRPKGYMRDFGICRVKFREMALYGKIPGVTKASW, from the coding sequence ATGGCAAGGAAATCGCTCATTGCCCGCGAAAAGAAAAGACAGCGCATGGTAGATAAGTACGCCAGCCTGCGCAAGCAACTGAAAGAAGATGGCCGTTGGGACGAGTTGGATAAACTCCCTCGTAACTCTAACCCTATTCGATTACACAATCGTTGCTTGCTGACAGGAAGACCCAAAGGCTACATGCGTGACTTTGGTATCTGTCGGGTTAAGTTCCGCGAGATGGCACTCTACGGTAAAATTCCGGGTGTTACCAAAGCAAGTTGGTAA
- the rpsK gene encoding 30S ribosomal protein S11 — MAKATKKIKKRKVKVEPEGSVFIKASFNNIIISLTNRQGQVISWASAGKAGFRGSKKNTPYAAQIAAAEAARIAFEAGMRSAEVYVKGPGSGREAAIRGIDSAGIKVSRIKDVTPIPHNGCRPPKRRRV, encoded by the coding sequence ATGGCAAAGGCAACCAAAAAAATTAAGAAGAGGAAGGTGAAAGTGGAGCCGGAGGGCTCAGTGTTTATCAAGGCGAGTTTCAATAATATTATTATTTCTCTTACTAATAGACAAGGACAGGTCATTTCTTGGGCTTCTGCTGGTAAAGCCGGCTTTAGGGGGTCTAAGAAAAATACACCTTACGCTGCTCAAATTGCAGCCGCTGAAGCTGCTCGAATAGCTTTTGAGGCAGGTATGCGCAGTGCAGAGGTATATGTGAAAGGCCCTGGGTCAGGAAGAGAGGCTGCTATTCGTGGTATTGATTCTGCGGGTATTAAAGTTAGCCGCATCAAGGACGTCACACCTATTCCTCACAATGGTTGTCGACCTCCAAAGAGAAGGAGAGTATAA
- the secY gene encoding preprotein translocase subunit SecY has protein sequence MKKFFETLKNIWKIQELRTRILFTLAMLFVFRFGTYIVLPGVDPAGLKAAIANNANPNDLLGLINMFTGGAFNNASILALGIMPYITASIIVQLLGFALPYFQRLQQKEGESGRKKLNQITRLLTVAITLVQGGGYLSYIKSMGAIDPNIPEAIFWFSNIITLSTGTVFSMWLGERITDRGIGNGISLLITIGIVATLPRALAIELQVQLAGGGLLIFVVELAALFMVTLATVMIVTGVRRIPIQFAKRMVGRGSNSMPVSGARDYIPVKVNASGVMPIIFAQALMFLPAVIAQFFAGSGSDVQSSGILRALNDFTSAPYNIIYFVLVVLFTYVYTALMVNPQQYAEYLKRQNAFIPGIKPGKATSDFIDAVTTRITLPGSIFLGLIAVLPAIVTGLFNVNSTFAAFFGGTSLLIIVGVVLDTLQQIESHLLMRRYDGLVKSGRLQGRSRMQGIGANM, from the coding sequence ATGAAAAAGTTTTTTGAAACGCTTAAGAATATTTGGAAAATCCAAGAGCTGAGAACACGCATCTTGTTTACGTTGGCGATGCTGTTTGTTTTTCGCTTTGGAACCTATATTGTTCTACCTGGAGTAGATCCTGCAGGGTTAAAGGCCGCCATTGCCAACAATGCCAATCCTAATGACCTTTTGGGATTGATCAACATGTTTACAGGGGGAGCATTTAACAATGCATCGATCCTGGCTTTAGGTATCATGCCCTATATCACCGCATCGATTATTGTGCAGTTGTTGGGCTTTGCCTTGCCTTATTTTCAGCGGCTACAGCAGAAAGAGGGCGAATCCGGCCGTAAAAAACTCAACCAGATTACACGGTTGTTGACAGTGGCTATTACCTTGGTTCAGGGTGGTGGTTATTTGTCATATATCAAGAGTATGGGGGCGATTGATCCCAATATTCCTGAAGCTATCTTCTGGTTTTCTAATATTATCACCCTTTCCACCGGAACCGTTTTTTCTATGTGGTTGGGAGAACGCATTACAGACAGAGGTATTGGAAATGGTATTTCTTTGTTGATTACCATTGGTATCGTTGCTACTTTACCTAGAGCCTTGGCGATTGAATTGCAGGTGCAGTTAGCTGGAGGAGGATTGTTGATATTTGTTGTGGAATTGGCTGCCTTGTTTATGGTGACTTTAGCGACCGTGATGATTGTTACTGGTGTAAGACGCATTCCGATCCAATTTGCTAAGCGAATGGTAGGGCGTGGTTCGAATTCCATGCCGGTATCTGGTGCAAGGGATTATATTCCTGTAAAGGTGAATGCTTCAGGGGTAATGCCTATTATTTTTGCGCAAGCCTTAATGTTTTTACCTGCTGTTATTGCCCAATTTTTTGCAGGAAGTGGCAGTGATGTTCAATCCAGCGGTATTTTGCGCGCCTTGAATGATTTTACTTCTGCTCCATACAATATCATTTATTTCGTTTTAGTGGTTTTGTTTACTTATGTGTATACCGCTTTGATGGTAAATCCTCAACAATATGCAGAGTATTTAAAACGCCAAAACGCCTTTATTCCTGGTATTAAACCAGGTAAAGCTACTTCTGATTTTATTGATGCTGTGACAACCCGGATCACTTTGCCCGGATCTATTTTCCTTGGACTTATTGCCGTTTTGCCAGCTATTGTAACCGGCTTATTTAATGTAAATTCCACCTTCGCTGCCTTTTTTGGTGGTACTTCTCTGCTGATCATTGTTGGGGTTGTGTTGGATACTTTGCAACAAATTGAAAGCCATTTGCTGATGCGTCGCTACGATGGTCTAGTGAAATCTGGTAGGTTGCAAGGCAGAAGCAGAATGCAGGGAATTGGAGCAAACATGTAA
- the rplX gene encoding 50S ribosomal protein L24, whose protein sequence is MGNKRFAPKLKIKKGDKVVVIAGADKDRTKVREVLEVIIDKNRAIVDQVNLRKKHSKPTQDRPGGINEIAASIHISNLMLVDPKTGEPSRVGRQVVDDKIVRYSKKSGEIID, encoded by the coding sequence ATGGGAAACAAAAGATTTGCACCCAAATTAAAGATCAAAAAAGGGGATAAAGTTGTGGTAATTGCCGGTGCCGACAAAGATCGTACAAAGGTCAGAGAGGTATTGGAGGTTATTATTGACAAAAATCGGGCAATCGTTGATCAAGTAAACCTTCGCAAGAAGCACTCTAAGCCAACCCAGGATCGTCCAGGTGGCATTAACGAAATAGCCGCCTCTATCCATATCTCCAACTTGATGCTTGTAGATCCTAAGACTGGTGAGCCTTCTCGTGTGGGCCGTCAAGTGGTGGATGATAAAATTGTACGTTATTCTAAAAAATCTGGTGAAATCATAGACTAA
- the ykgO gene encoding type B 50S ribosomal protein L36: MKVRASIKKRSVDCKIVRRKGKLYVINKKNPKFKQRQG; the protein is encoded by the coding sequence ATGAAAGTAAGAGCATCCATCAAGAAACGTTCAGTTGACTGTAAAATTGTCAGAAGAAAAGGGAAATTGTACGTGATTAATAAAAAGAACCCTAAGTTCAAGCAACGCCAGGGTTAA
- the infA gene encoding translation initiation factor IF-1 — translation MAKQNLIKQDGIIEEALSNAMFRVKLENEHQIVATISGKMRMNYIRILPGDKVAVEMSPYDLTRGRIIYRYK, via the coding sequence ATGGCAAAACAAAATTTAATTAAGCAAGACGGAATTATTGAGGAAGCTTTATCGAACGCTATGTTCAGGGTGAAGTTGGAAAATGAACATCAGATCGTAGCGACGATTTCCGGGAAAATGAGAATGAATTACATTAGAATTTTACCGGGTGATAAAGTGGCTGTAGAAATGTCTCCTTACGACTTGACGAGAGGACGAATCATTTATCGGTATAAATAA
- the rpsH gene encoding 30S ribosomal protein S8, with translation MVVTDPIADFLTRIRNAQQAGHRIVEIPASKLKKRITEILFEQGYILRYKFEDGAGIAKQGLIKIAIKYDPLTRKPVIRQLGRISKPGLRKYSKSGDFPRIINGLGIAIVSTSKGVMTAKQAIAQNVGGEVLCYVY, from the coding sequence ATGGTTGTAACAGATCCTATTGCAGATTTTCTGACCCGAATTCGCAACGCTCAGCAAGCGGGACACAGAATCGTTGAAATTCCAGCCTCCAAATTGAAAAAAAGGATTACCGAAATCCTTTTCGAGCAGGGGTATATTCTCAGATATAAATTTGAAGATGGTGCTGGTATAGCTAAGCAGGGGCTTATTAAGATTGCTATCAAATATGACCCGCTGACGCGCAAACCAGTTATTCGCCAGCTAGGCCGTATCAGTAAGCCTGGTTTGCGTAAATATTCAAAGTCCGGCGACTTTCCACGTATCATTAATGGCCTCGGTATAGCTATCGTTTCCACCTCAAAAGGGGTAATGACCGCTAAACAAGCTATCGCCCAAAACGTTGGTGGTGAGGTACTTTGTTACGTATATTAA
- the rpsD gene encoding 30S ribosomal protein S4, whose translation MARYTGPTSKKARALGEPIFGFDKAFEKKKYRPGQHGNSRRKKQRSDYALQLLEKQKAKYTYGVLERQFRNLFVKASHKKGVTGTVLLQLLEARLDNTVFRLGIAPTRRAARQLVSHKHILLNGVVTNVPSSLLRPGDIVSVRGKSQALVVIKDSVGVKKDVRKYPWLEFNPDTVTGIFLEYPERDQIPEKINEQLIVELYSK comes from the coding sequence ATGGCGAGATATACAGGTCCCACATCGAAGAAGGCAAGAGCGTTAGGTGAACCCATTTTTGGGTTTGATAAAGCCTTTGAGAAAAAGAAGTATCGACCAGGCCAACACGGAAACTCCAGAAGGAAAAAACAACGTTCTGATTATGCTTTGCAGCTTTTAGAAAAGCAAAAGGCGAAATATACCTATGGTGTATTGGAACGTCAGTTTAGAAACCTTTTTGTTAAAGCTAGCCATAAAAAAGGCGTTACAGGTACCGTGTTGCTTCAACTTTTAGAAGCGCGGTTGGATAATACTGTATTCCGCTTAGGTATTGCGCCTACTCGTCGTGCAGCTCGCCAATTGGTTTCTCACAAACACATTTTGTTGAATGGCGTAGTGACCAATGTGCCTTCTTCGCTGTTGCGCCCAGGTGACATTGTTTCGGTCAGGGGTAAATCCCAAGCACTGGTGGTAATTAAGGATAGTGTGGGTGTGAAGAAAGATGTGCGCAAATATCCTTGGTTGGAGTTCAACCCAGATACCGTTACTGGCATATTCTTGGAGTACCCAGAAAGAGATCAGATACCAGAGAAGATCAACGAACAGTTAATCGTGGAATTGTACTCTAAGTAA
- a CDS encoding DNA-directed RNA polymerase subunit alpha, whose amino-acid sequence MSILNFQKPDKIVLQKANDFEGTFEFKPLEPGFGQTVGNSLRRVLLSSLEGHAISAVRIAGVDHEFATIRGVVQDVIEIILNLKQVRLKQLISDDEVSSEKIYLTISGKDEFKAGDIEEHTNVFKVMNPGLAICTMEPFVNLEMELTVTKGRGYVPADENLPKDSPIGVIPVDAIYTPIKNVAYRIENTRVGQRTDYEKLTIDVKTDGTIHPEDAIKEASRILIQHLMLITDENITFDDASSREDNIVDEHILHMRKLLKTSLEDLDLSVRAYNCLKAAKINTLAELVKYDTHELLKFRNFGKKSLVEIEELLQDKGLTFGMDLSKYKLEED is encoded by the coding sequence ATGAGTATATTAAATTTCCAGAAGCCCGACAAGATCGTACTGCAAAAAGCAAATGATTTTGAAGGGACTTTTGAATTCAAACCTCTGGAACCAGGCTTCGGCCAAACTGTTGGCAACTCCTTACGCAGGGTGTTGCTTTCCTCATTGGAAGGCCATGCTATTTCTGCTGTCCGGATTGCTGGCGTTGATCACGAATTCGCCACTATCCGTGGCGTTGTACAAGATGTCATTGAGATCATCCTTAACCTGAAACAAGTTCGTTTAAAACAACTTATTTCTGATGATGAGGTAAGTAGCGAAAAAATATACCTTACGATCAGTGGCAAGGATGAGTTCAAAGCGGGTGATATCGAAGAACACACCAATGTGTTCAAAGTAATGAACCCTGGACTAGCGATCTGTACCATGGAACCTTTTGTCAACCTGGAAATGGAGTTGACGGTTACCAAGGGCCGTGGTTATGTACCTGCTGACGAAAACTTACCCAAAGACTCACCAATCGGAGTGATTCCTGTCGATGCTATTTATACGCCGATTAAGAACGTGGCCTACCGCATCGAAAATACCAGGGTAGGACAAAGAACGGACTATGAAAAATTGACCATCGATGTCAAAACAGATGGTACTATTCACCCTGAAGATGCCATCAAGGAAGCTTCTCGGATACTTATTCAACATTTGATGCTTATCACCGACGAAAACATCACCTTTGATGATGCTTCTAGCCGTGAGGATAACATTGTGGACGAACATATCCTCCACATGCGCAAATTGTTGAAAACATCCTTGGAAGACCTTGACTTGTCTGTCAGAGCATATAACTGTTTGAAAGCCGCTAAGATCAATACCTTGGCCGAGCTTGTGAAATACGATACACATGAGTTACTCAAATTCCGCAACTTCGGTAAGAAGTCTTTAGTGGAAATTGAAGAACTTCTCCAGGATAAAGGCCTTACCTTTGGTATGGACCTTTCCAAGTATAAGCTTGAAGAAGATTAA
- the map gene encoding type I methionyl aminopeptidase has translation MIFYKTEEEIERIRESCLLVCTALEEVAKIIKPGLSAAAIDKVAEEVIRDHGALPAFKGYRGFPTTLCVSINEGVVHGIASEDLVFRDGDIVSVDCGVLMNDYHGDSAYTFPLGDVKENIMELCRVTNTSLYKGISQATTGSRLGDIGFAIQYYVEKIHPYSVVRELVGHGIGKDLHEAPEVPNFGKRGRGPKLRDGLVIAIEPMVNLGRKEVRTAKDGWTVFAKDLKPSAHYEHTVAVREGQADILSNHQGIEAAILANPNVKPVSLKTAVA, from the coding sequence ATGATTTTTTACAAAACCGAGGAAGAAATTGAAAGGATCAGAGAAAGCTGTTTGTTGGTTTGCACAGCCTTGGAAGAGGTTGCCAAGATCATCAAACCGGGGCTCTCTGCTGCTGCTATCGATAAGGTAGCAGAGGAGGTCATCAGAGATCATGGTGCACTTCCTGCGTTCAAAGGTTACCGCGGTTTTCCGACTACGCTTTGTGTTTCCATAAATGAAGGCGTCGTGCATGGGATTGCTTCAGAAGATTTGGTTTTTCGAGATGGAGATATTGTCTCTGTCGACTGTGGCGTATTGATGAATGATTATCATGGTGATTCGGCCTATACTTTTCCGCTCGGTGATGTGAAAGAAAATATAATGGAATTGTGCAGGGTCACCAATACGTCGCTTTATAAAGGCATAAGCCAAGCCACAACGGGAAGCCGCCTGGGTGATATTGGTTTTGCCATTCAATATTATGTAGAGAAAATTCACCCATACAGTGTGGTGAGAGAATTGGTTGGGCATGGTATAGGGAAAGACCTACACGAAGCACCAGAAGTACCAAATTTTGGCAAGAGGGGCAGAGGGCCCAAGCTCAGAGATGGGTTGGTCATTGCTATTGAGCCGATGGTAAACTTAGGACGAAAGGAAGTGCGCACCGCAAAAGACGGTTGGACGGTTTTTGCTAAAGATCTAAAACCATCTGCGCATTATGAACATACAGTTGCTGTTAGAGAAGGCCAGGCTGATATTTTATCCAATCATCAAGGAATTGAGGCAGCTATTTTAGCTAATCCGAACGTAAAACCGGTTAGCCTCAAAACGGCAGTTGCATAG
- the rplP gene encoding 50S ribosomal protein L16 translates to MLQPKRTKYRKQQKGRNDGLAYKGSIVSFGSFGLKTLDRGRITSRQIEAARIAMTRYMKREGKVWIRIFPDKPITSKPQEVRMGKGKGNLDHYVAEVKPGRIMFELDGVPREVAVEALRLAAQKLPVKTKTVSRPDYVD, encoded by the coding sequence ATGTTACAGCCAAAAAGAACAAAATATCGCAAGCAGCAAAAGGGTAGAAATGATGGGCTTGCTTACAAAGGAAGCATCGTATCATTCGGCTCCTTTGGATTAAAGACCCTTGATCGTGGACGGATTACTAGCCGCCAAATAGAGGCTGCCCGTATTGCTATGACGCGATATATGAAAAGGGAAGGAAAGGTTTGGATTCGAATTTTCCCTGACAAACCAATTACTTCCAAACCTCAAGAGGTACGGATGGGTAAAGGTAAAGGTAACCTAGATCACTATGTTGCCGAGGTTAAGCCAGGTCGCATTATGTTCGAACTAGATGGTGTGCCTCGTGAGGTGGCCGTTGAGGCATTGAGGTTGGCAGCTCAAAAGTTGCCGGTTAAGACGAAAACCGTTTCTCGTCCTGACTATGTTGACTAA
- the rpsE gene encoding 30S ribosomal protein S5, whose product MAKRNPSNKGNSRDRVKPTETELKEKLVNLNRVAKVTKGGRTFSFAAIVVVGDGNGTVGHGLGKARDVSESIAKAVDDAKKNLIKVPLFKGTIPHEQKGKFGAGKVLIKPAADGTGVIAGGAMRAVLEIAGVHNVLAKAQGSSNPHNVVKATIDALSKLRSPMEVARQRNISLEKLFEG is encoded by the coding sequence ATGGCAAAGAGAAATCCAAGTAATAAAGGGAACAGCCGGGACCGGGTTAAGCCTACAGAAACAGAGTTGAAAGAAAAACTCGTTAACCTGAATCGGGTTGCAAAAGTAACCAAAGGGGGCCGTACCTTTAGTTTCGCAGCTATTGTAGTGGTAGGTGACGGCAACGGAACCGTAGGGCATGGCCTTGGTAAGGCACGTGACGTATCAGAGTCTATTGCTAAAGCAGTAGATGATGCTAAAAAGAATTTGATCAAAGTGCCTTTGTTTAAAGGAACCATTCCTCATGAGCAGAAGGGTAAATTCGGTGCTGGTAAGGTTTTGATCAAACCTGCTGCAGATGGTACCGGTGTAATTGCTGGTGGTGCGATGCGTGCCGTACTGGAAATTGCAGGGGTACACAATGTATTGGCAAAAGCGCAGGGATCATCGAATCCACACAATGTTGTGAAAGCAACGATCGATGCTTTGTCAAAGCTAAGAAGCCCAATGGAGGTTGCACGTCAACGTAATATCTCTTTGGAAAAACTCTTCGAAGGTTAG
- the rpmD gene encoding 50S ribosomal protein L30 produces the protein MGKIKITQVKSLIKRPKRQKDTIKALGLKRINHSVVHELNPQIQGMVAKINHLVSIEEV, from the coding sequence ATGGGCAAGATAAAAATTACACAGGTCAAAAGCCTGATTAAGCGGCCAAAAAGGCAAAAAGATACGATTAAGGCCCTTGGTTTGAAGCGTATCAATCATAGTGTGGTGCATGAGCTAAACCCCCAAATCCAAGGGATGGTAGCTAAAATTAACCACCTAGTTAGCATTGAAGAAGTTTAA
- the rplR gene encoding 50S ribosomal protein L18 encodes MQFSKIKRRVTIRKRIRKKIKGTPEKPRLSVYRSNKEIYCQAIDDINGVTLVAASSRDKDISNEGNKTEMAKRVGLALAEKAKSKGITNVLFDRGGYLYHGRVKALADGAREGGLNF; translated from the coding sequence ATGCAGTTTTCAAAAATTAAAAGAAGAGTTACGATCCGTAAAAGGATTCGTAAAAAAATAAAAGGGACACCAGAAAAACCAAGGCTGAGTGTTTACCGGAGCAATAAAGAAATTTATTGCCAAGCTATCGATGATATCAACGGTGTTACTTTGGTGGCAGCCTCTTCACGAGATAAGGATATTTCCAATGAAGGGAATAAAACTGAAATGGCGAAAAGAGTAGGCTTGGCATTGGCTGAAAAGGCTAAAAGCAAGGGTATTACGAATGTCCTATTCGATCGAGGTGGCTATCTTTATCACGGCCGGGTCAAAGCCCTTGCAGACGGTGCACGTGAAGGAGGACTTAATTTTTAA